A single region of the Triticum dicoccoides isolate Atlit2015 ecotype Zavitan chromosome 2B, WEW_v2.0, whole genome shotgun sequence genome encodes:
- the LOC119364340 gene encoding uncharacterized protein LOC119364340, with protein MDLVSGRVVFQGSSPSWRGIKPPRFPLLLGSWAAGSGAFPGCSCALAVCRNGSAVVPFAKKKRKGYSVEPPDGEEEKDDVPDEIEREVEDVDGGEDEGSKEDIGNDDIVDDDDSDNDDDYDFEDEFESDDEQDLYVGDGGAGGGVSLAGTWWGKKALALAEEVSTSFDGDLKIYAFKATASLEIRVRIEKMSTRYGSPTIDDIEAYTIAYRAKLDDAESAGRIPKNVSLEVSSPGVERVIRVPDDLERFKERSMYVRYVMTNEDAATPQEGDGVFRLISYDVDLCECTWGIADVKINRQQTGKGRPLSKKQREWRLQTPFKSLKLVRVYSEC; from the exons ATGGATTTGGTCTCTGGGAGAGTTGTGTTTCAAGGGTCCTCGCCTTCCTGGAGAGGCATCAAACCGCCGAGATTTCCTCTACTGCTTGGTTCTTGGGCCGCCGGCAGCGGCGCGTTTCCTGGATGCTCCTGCGCGCTAGCTGTTTGTAGAAATGGGTCAGCGGTGGTGCCATttgccaagaagaagaggaaggggtACAGTGTGGAGCCGCCTGATGGAGAGGAAGAGAAAGATGATGTTCCTGATGAGATAGAGCGTGAGGTCGAGGATGTTgatggtggggaggacgagggCAGCAAGGAGGATATCGGCAATGACG ATATAGTGGATGACGATGACAGCGACAATGATGATGACTATGATTTCGAAGATGAATTTGAGAGTGATGATGAACAAGACCTTTAT GTTggagatggaggtgctggtggtggAGTATCACTTGCTGGTACATGGTGGGGCAAGAAAGCTTTGGCATTGGCCGAGGAGGTTTCAACATCATTCGATGGCGACTTAAAAATTTATGCTTTCAAGGCAACTGCAAGTTTAGAAATCAGAGTTCGCATCGAGAAGATGTCCACTAG GTATGGTTCTCCAActattgatgacattgaagcataCACAATTGCATACCGTGCAAAGTTGGATGATGCAGAGTCAGCAGGCAGGATACCAAAGAACGTATCCTTGGAG GTGTCATCCCCCGGCGTGGAGAGAGTCATCCGTGTCCCGGACGACCTTGAACGCTTCAAAGAACGGTCGATGTATGTCAGATACGTTATGACAAACGAGGATGCAGCCACGCCCCAGGAAGGCGACGGTGTGTTCAGGCTCATTTCCTACGACGTGGACCTGTGTGAGTGCACCTGGGGCATAGCCGATGTGAAGATAAACCGGCAGCAGACCGGCAAGGGCAGGCCTTTGAGCAAGAAGCAGAGAGAATGGCGTCTGCAGACGCCGTTCAAGTCGCTGAAGTTGGTCAGGGTGTACTCTGAATGTTGA
- the LOC119364339 gene encoding probable pectinesterase/pectinesterase inhibitor 51 — translation MPRAHPRRRRLLPVAAAAAALALLALLVLLPTAPPGEPASPASLLRAAIAAHPSPASYAHPCADHLSLSLHRLRAALSALESGDQPGALHLASASLQYQYGCSHLLSLPAFPSHPLTSRFLNSLTPQTLTAGPKPSSFYSTVAAFPARVHSAATVCKSDPACGFSNVQDAVNAAPNYTAGHFLITVSAGIYKENVVVPFEKTNILLVGEGMGATVITASRSVGIEGLGTYDTATVAVIGDGFRARDITFENTAGAGAHQAVAFRSDSDRSVLENVEFRGHQDTLYARTMRQLYRRCHITGTVDFVFGNAAAMFEECVIETVPRAEGSGKSARNVVAANGRIDPGQTTGFVFQNCTVDGSKDFVVLFQAKPQSYRLYLGRPWKEYARTLFVSCYLGKVVRPEGWLPWRGDFALKTLYYGEFDSRGPGANQTSRVRWSSQTPEQHVTFYSVENFIQGHEWIAY, via the coding sequence aTGCCGCGGgcccacccccgccgccgccgcctccttcccgtcgccgcggcggcggccgccCTCGCGCTCCTCGCGCTGCTCGTCCTCCTGCCCACCGCGCCGCCGGGGGAACCCGCGTCCCCGGCCTCCCTCCTCCGCGCGGCCATCGCCGCGCACCCGTCCCCCGCCTCATACGCGCACCCGTGCGccgaccacctctccctctcgctccaccGCCTCCGCGCCGCGCTCTCCGCGCTCGAGTCCGGCGACCAGCCAGGGGCTCTCCACCTCGCCTCCGCCTCGCTCCAGTACCAGTATGGCTGCTCCCACCTCCTGTCCCTCCCCGCCTTCCCCTCCCATCCACTCACCTCCCGCTTCCTCAATTCCCTCACCCCGCAGACGCTAACCGCAGGCCCCAAACCGTCCTCCTTCTACTCCACAGTCGCAGCCTTTCCGGCGAGGGTCCATTCGGCTGCCACCGTCTGCAAGTCCGATCCGGCGTGCGGCTTCTCGAATGTGCAAGACGCCGTCAATGCGGCGCCGAATTACACTGCCGGGCACTTCCTCATCACCGTCTCTGCAGGTATATACAAGGAAAATGTCGTAGTTCCGTTCGAGAAGACCAACATTTTGCTGGTGGGTGAGGGAATGGGGGCTACCGTGATCACTGCCTCACGGAGCGTCGGGATCGAAGGTCTTGGCACTTATGACACCGCGACGGTGGCTGTCATTGGAGATGGCTTCCGGGCGAGGGATATCACATTTGAGAATACTGCTggggcaggagctcaccaggcGGTTGCGTTCCGGTCAGATAGCGACCGGTCGGTGCTGGAGAATGTGGAGTTCCGAGGGCATCAGGACACCTTGTATGCTCGCACAATGCGGCAATTGTATCGCCGATGCCATATTACTGGAACTGTGGATTTTGTATTTGGGAATGCTGCAGCTATGTTTGAAGAATGTGTGATTGAGACGGTGCCGCGGGCAGAGGGGTCCGGGAAGAGCGCGCGCAATGTGGTGGCAGCAAATGGGAGGATTGATCCAGGGCAGACCACAGGGTTTGTGTTTCAAAATTGCACAGTGGATGGTAGCAAAGATTTCGTTGTGTTGTTCCAGGCAAAGCCGCAATCATACCGGCTCTATTTGGGGCGTCCATGGAAGGAGTATGCAAGGACACTATTTGTCAGCTGTTATTTAGGCAAGGTTGTCAGGCCGGAGGGTTGGCTTCCTTGGCGAGGGGATTTTGCGCTCAAGACACTGTATTATGGGGAGTTTGAtagtcgaggccctggtgcgaatCAGACATCAAGGGTCAGGTGGAGCAGTCAGACACCAGAACAGCATGTCACATTCTACTCAGTAGAGAACTTTATTCAAGGACATGAATGGATTGCGTACTAA